In the genome of Monomorium pharaonis isolate MP-MQ-018 unplaced genomic scaffold, ASM1337386v2 scaffold_388, whole genome shotgun sequence, one region contains:
- the LOC118648345 gene encoding uncharacterized protein LOC118648345 has protein sequence MPLEIILTNWKLTAEYRRKSIKSNRDLKLNQIFENWPILKHPNAYTLIEEDYSSLNLSTLELTLESWKTFFAKILTVRPPKKDDDNAQILMDLIQCDELTDSRKLLSHLLPPKGRIRLKKDQWKPSIPECKDSIIISITLIADITKVQEQKRKKAADLGITLQPFIIAVGPSNDISDIFISVDDTLYKVPSALKAIDLCYKIFQVFDVEYPIESAHIWLLFQRVLYNYENSLDKMTPNITEIISDMTFHKDT, from the exons ATGCCATTGGAAATTATTCTTACAAATTGGAAACTCACTGCTGAATATCGacgaaaaagtataaaatcaaacagagatttaaaattaaatcaaatttttgaaaactggCCCATTCTCAAACATCCAAATGCATATACGTTAATTGAAGAAGATTACTCTTCTCTAAATTTATCAACGTTAGAATTAACGTTGGAAAGttggaaaactttttttgcaaaaattttaactgttCGGCCACCAAAGAAAGATGATGACAATGCGCAAATTTTGATGGATTTAATTCAATGCGATGAATTGACAGACAGTagg aaacttCTCTCGCATCTACTTCCACCTAAAGGTCGAattcgtttaaaaaaagatcagTGGAAACCCTCTATACCTGAGTGTAAAGACagcattattatttcaattact TTAATAGCAGATATCACAAAAGTACAagaacagaaaagaaaaaaagctgcAGATCTAGGAATTACATTGCAACCTTTTATCATTGCTGTTGGCCCATCCAACGatatttctgatatttttatatccgtTGATGACACTTTGTACAAGGTACCGTCAGCCTTAAAAGCTATAGACTTGTgttataaaatctttcaaGTATTCGACGTTGAATATCCGATTGAAAGCGCTCACATTTGGTTATTATTTCAAagagttttatataattatgaaaatagtTTAGATAAAATGACTCCGAATATAACGGAAATAATAAGTGATATGACATTTCATAAGGACACATAG